The window attcattaacattaatataaatatggaaaatgctataatgtcttacattgtgaaatggagggagtacaatagaAAAATATGGTAAAAGATAGGAGTAATATCACTGTCCAAAATTAAGAATTACGGAGATGAgtgactaattaattaactttgtCAAGAACGTGTTTATCGATCCAGGACGTACGGACGTTGATGAGGACGCGGCGAGGAAGTACGTGCTGGAGAAGGTCGACGAGCTCCCCGGCGAGGTCGCCGACATGGTGCGTCGGTGCGACGCGGCGTCGAGCTGGACGCTGACGAAGGTGTGGTACCGGCCGCCGTGGCAGGTGGCGCTCGCCGGgttccggcgcggcgcggtgacggtcgccggcgacgcgatgCACGCCATGGGGCCCTTCATCGGCCAGGGCGGCTCCGCGGGGCTGGAGgacgccgtcgtgctcgcccgctcgctgtcgtcggcggcggccggcgatggccgggcgccgccgcgtcagcagctgcgcgacgacgccgtcggcgcggcGATAGACGAGTACGTcgcggagaggcggcggagggcgacgaCGCTGTGCCTGCACAGCTTCGCCATCGGGACGTTGCTGACGACGAGGTGGCTCGCCGTGAAGCTCGCGTGCGTCGCCGTCCTGGCGCTCCTCGGCGGCGACTCGCGCCGTGATGCGGACTACGACTGCGGCCGCCTCTAGCGGACCATCCGTTTCGTTTATTCGCGAAACAAGTCAAACGATATATTTATAAACTAAAAGTAATTtgtttttatatacgtgttcttaacgatcaaaaagcaaatgctgaaaataaacttcgatgaagaaATCTCAAAACCAGCTTTAAATTTAATGTtgcaaattcaaaatttaggttacacacaaggaaaaaaaagcacTATGACGAGAATAGCATCTATAAACACACCTTGTTAATTTAGTAATTAGCTCCTCTGGGTGGTTAATCAGTGAGTATCATGTTGATTGTTGAGGTAGGAGTGCAACAGTGAGTATCAGT of the Oryza sativa Japonica Group chromosome 2, ASM3414082v1 genome contains:
- the LOC107278372 gene encoding monooxygenase 1; translated protein: MYRKKSSNNVIQVVIGCDGWNSVVARYVGLGAPSQLPRFIVLGFASYPEGHPFGTEFSQIIADDFAVGRVPINENLLHFFVSRSPSPGRTDVDEDAARKYVLEKVDELPGEVADMVRRCDAASSWTLTKVWYRPPWQVALAGFRRGAVTVAGDAMHAMGPFIGQGGSAGLEDAVVLARSLSSAAAGDGRAPPRQQLRDDAVGAAIDEYVAERRRRATTLCLHSFAIGTLLTTRWLAVKLACVAVLALLGGDSRRDADYDCGRL